The Lentzea guizhouensis genome contains a region encoding:
- a CDS encoding AAA family ATPase — translation MIDPGEVSAFRDLHTRLGDAVESAVRGKRDVVDLVLVAMFAGGHVLLEDVPGTGKTTLARAVAGALGGVSRRVQFTPDLLPSDVTGTSVYDPQTGQIRFRPGPVFANIVLADEINRAAAKTQSALLEVMEERTVTIDGVGHAVPDPFLVVATQNPIDLDGTYRLPEAQLDRFMLRTSIGYPSVEDELDVLRPGSGAGRIADVRTVTSPREVSSFSARLQLLHVADPILQYISALGTGTRSDDRLRLGTSTRGLRTLVRCAQVHAASKGRHFVVPQDVQDIADPVLAHRLVLTRESVLSGVTTSEVLSDVLSRVPVPKPATQ, via the coding sequence GTGATCGACCCCGGAGAGGTCTCGGCGTTCCGCGACCTGCACACCCGGCTCGGTGACGCGGTCGAGTCCGCCGTGCGCGGCAAGCGCGACGTGGTGGACCTGGTGCTGGTGGCCATGTTCGCGGGCGGCCACGTGCTGCTGGAGGACGTGCCGGGCACCGGCAAGACGACGCTGGCCCGCGCCGTGGCGGGAGCGCTCGGCGGCGTGTCCCGGCGCGTGCAGTTCACGCCGGACCTGCTGCCGTCCGACGTGACGGGCACGTCGGTCTACGACCCGCAGACCGGCCAGATCCGCTTCCGCCCCGGCCCGGTGTTCGCGAACATCGTGCTGGCCGACGAGATCAACCGCGCGGCCGCCAAGACCCAGTCCGCGCTGCTCGAGGTGATGGAGGAACGCACCGTCACCATCGACGGCGTGGGCCACGCGGTGCCGGACCCGTTCCTGGTCGTCGCCACCCAGAACCCGATCGACCTCGACGGCACCTACCGCCTGCCGGAGGCGCAGCTCGACCGCTTCATGCTCCGCACCTCGATCGGCTACCCGTCGGTGGAGGACGAGCTGGACGTCCTGCGCCCCGGCAGCGGCGCCGGCCGCATCGCCGACGTGCGCACCGTGACGTCCCCGCGCGAGGTCAGCTCCTTCAGCGCCCGCCTGCAGCTCCTGCACGTCGCCGACCCGATCCTGCAGTACATCTCGGCCCTGGGCACCGGCACCCGCTCCGACGACCGCCTGCGCCTCGGCACCTCCACCCGCGGCCTGCGCACCCTGGTCCGCTGCGCCCAGGTGCACGCCGCCTCGAAGGGCCGCCACTTCGTCGTGCCGCAGGACGTCCAGGACATCGCCGACCCGGTCCTGGCCCACCGCCTGGTCCTGACCAGGGAGAGCGTCCTGTCCGGCGTCACCACCTCCGAGGTGCTGTCCGACGTGCTCTCCCGCGTACCGGTCCCCAAGCCAGCAACCCAATGA
- a CDS encoding fibronectin type III domain-containing protein, translating to MTRRPTLLVGLLFLAACGQEQQDPVLTSELTTPVDVTLHWRPEPGAAGQVVEYANAADGEYTVLEFAPPGKTTYKHPDLIPETQFYYRVRPVNGPATATVDITLPPGEEVPETDGHEWAEPRKGGGGTHPVASPEAVPGALKAEVKHANGILFTWEDHASDEEGYLIELKPAGAADYRVAAQLEPDVTSFGLITLPDEKIASCRVRAFRFGASSNLTQQRTGKV from the coding sequence GTGACCCGACGTCCGACGTTGTTGGTGGGACTGCTGTTCCTGGCTGCCTGCGGCCAGGAACAGCAGGACCCCGTGCTGACGTCCGAGCTGACCACGCCGGTCGACGTGACGCTGCACTGGCGTCCGGAGCCGGGGGCGGCCGGGCAGGTCGTCGAGTACGCGAACGCGGCCGACGGCGAGTACACGGTCCTGGAGTTCGCGCCGCCGGGGAAGACCACGTACAAGCATCCGGACCTGATCCCGGAAACGCAGTTCTACTACCGCGTCCGGCCGGTCAACGGGCCTGCGACGGCCACTGTGGACATCACGCTGCCGCCGGGTGAGGAGGTGCCGGAGACCGACGGGCACGAGTGGGCGGAACCGCGCAAGGGCGGCGGGGGCACGCACCCGGTGGCGTCACCGGAGGCGGTGCCGGGCGCGCTGAAGGCCGAGGTCAAGCACGCCAACGGGATCTTGTTCACGTGGGAGGACCACGCGTCCGACGAGGAGGGCTACCTGATCGAGCTCAAGCCGGCGGGCGCGGCGGACTACCGCGTCGCGGCGCAGCTCGAACCGGACGTCACCTCGTTCGGGCTGATCACACTCCCAGACGAGAAAATCGCGAGCTGTCGGGTGCGGGCGTTCCGGTTCGGGGCTTCGTCGAACCTGACCCAGCAGAGGACGGGGAAGGTCTGA
- a CDS encoding LysR family transcriptional regulator: MFDLHRLRLLRELSRRGTLAAVAQALNYSPSSVSQQLSLLENEVGVPLLEPVGRRVRLTPQAEILVRHTEEVLARLEQAESEVAASLHEVTGTLRVATFQTAALALIPATLARMRDEHPSLRIEFQVLDPAEALSALNARDFDLVFVEEWPDQPEARFSGLEYRELTRDPIRLAVPRGLPADEITAFPWIMEPLGMPQRVFGTNWCRHNGFEPDVRFGSTDVLVKLRFVERGLAVALLPDLIWYDRDVTVDLHELPVPQSRLLFTAARAGRGQHPAVHAFREALALSVEPLRHLP; this comes from the coding sequence ATGTTCGACCTCCACCGGCTGCGACTGCTCCGCGAACTCTCCAGAAGGGGAACGCTCGCGGCAGTCGCGCAGGCGCTGAACTACAGCCCGTCCTCGGTCTCGCAGCAGTTGTCGCTGCTGGAGAACGAGGTCGGCGTGCCGTTGCTGGAACCGGTGGGGCGCCGGGTGCGCCTCACCCCGCAGGCCGAAATTCTGGTGCGGCACACCGAGGAGGTGCTCGCCCGGCTGGAGCAGGCCGAGTCCGAGGTCGCCGCGTCGCTGCACGAGGTCACCGGCACGCTGCGGGTCGCGACGTTCCAGACCGCGGCGCTCGCGCTGATCCCGGCGACGCTGGCGCGCATGCGCGACGAGCACCCGTCGCTGCGGATCGAGTTCCAGGTCCTCGACCCCGCGGAGGCGCTGTCCGCGTTGAACGCCCGCGACTTCGACCTGGTGTTCGTCGAGGAGTGGCCGGACCAGCCGGAGGCCCGGTTCAGCGGGCTGGAGTACCGGGAACTGACCCGGGACCCCATCCGGCTCGCCGTCCCGCGTGGACTCCCCGCCGACGAGATCACCGCGTTCCCGTGGATCATGGAACCGCTCGGCATGCCGCAGCGGGTCTTCGGCACGAACTGGTGCCGGCACAACGGTTTCGAGCCGGACGTCCGGTTCGGCTCGACCGACGTGCTGGTGAAGCTGCGGTTCGTGGAACGGGGACTCGCGGTCGCCCTGCTGCCGGACCTGATCTGGTACGACCGCGACGTCACCGTCGACCTGCACGAGCTGCCGGTGCCGCAGTCGCGGCTGCTGTTCACTGCGGCACGGGCAGGACGAGGTCAGCATCCTGCCGTGCACGCTTTCCGCGAGGCGCTGGCGCTGTCCGTAGAGCCGCTCCGACACCTGCCGTGA
- a CDS encoding EamA family transporter — protein MAVLLVLGSVVSLQFGAAFASQLFGQIGAPGATALRLGIAALMLAVVVRPKFRQETLVLGMTMAGMNGTFYLALERIPLGVAVTIEFLGPLGLAAVLSRRGRDFVWVGLALLGVVVLGVREYTGAHLDLIGVLLALLAAAFWACYVLAGRKLATEGLGTGGLAGASLVAAALTLPYGLSTAGVTLFEPKVLLLGTLVALLASAIPYTLEIRALKTLPANTFGVVLALEPAAAALAGAVLLGQHLGVVSLCAIAVVVTAGVGAALRTAPAPRGKRARQDADLVLPVPQ, from the coding sequence ATGGCGGTTCTCCTGGTTCTCGGTTCGGTCGTCTCACTGCAGTTCGGCGCGGCGTTCGCAAGTCAGCTCTTCGGGCAGATCGGCGCGCCGGGTGCCACGGCGCTGCGGCTCGGCATAGCGGCGTTGATGCTCGCGGTGGTGGTGCGGCCGAAGTTCCGCCAGGAGACGCTCGTGCTCGGGATGACCATGGCCGGCATGAACGGCACGTTCTACCTCGCGCTCGAGCGGATCCCGCTCGGGGTCGCGGTCACCATCGAGTTCCTCGGGCCGCTCGGGCTGGCGGCGGTCCTGAGTCGCAGAGGCAGGGACTTCGTGTGGGTCGGGCTCGCGCTGCTCGGCGTGGTCGTGCTCGGCGTCCGCGAGTACACCGGCGCCCACCTCGACCTGATCGGCGTGCTGCTGGCGTTGCTCGCGGCGGCGTTCTGGGCGTGTTACGTCCTTGCCGGGCGCAAGCTCGCGACCGAGGGGCTGGGCACCGGCGGACTCGCGGGCGCGAGTCTGGTCGCGGCGGCGCTGACCCTGCCGTACGGGTTGTCGACCGCCGGCGTGACGTTGTTCGAGCCGAAGGTCCTGCTGCTGGGCACGCTGGTGGCGTTGCTGGCCTCCGCGATCCCCTACACGCTGGAGATCCGCGCCCTCAAGACGTTGCCCGCCAACACGTTCGGCGTGGTGCTCGCGCTCGAACCCGCCGCGGCCGCGCTGGCCGGTGCGGTGCTGCTGGGCCAGCATCTGGGCGTGGTCTCGTTGTGCGCCATCGCGGTCGTGGTCACGGCAGGTGTCGGAGCGGCTCTACGGACAGCGCCAGCGCCTCGCGGAAAGCGTGCACGGCAGGATGCTGACCTCGTCCTGCCCGTGCCGCAGTGA
- a CDS encoding RluA family pseudouridine synthase, protein MRRKPSSPLPQRNGLDAARLKLPSDGSWPSLREHLVARLPRVAPERIEEMLREDRIWGVAGPLGVDAPFVPDSYIWFHRDLPVEVPVPFDVGVVHQDDDIVVADKPHFLATIPRGQHIMQTALVKLRESLGLPDLSPAHRLDRVTAGLVLFVVRRELRGKYQTMFRDRAVRKEYEAIAPVRADLELPRVVRSRIIKERGIITAFEVDGEPNAETHVSLVEERGGLGRYRLNPLTGRTHQLRLHMSGLGVPIVNDDFYPVLRDRPLDDFSSPLQLLARTLSFVDPVSGVDRSFTSGLSLSAWS, encoded by the coding sequence ATGAGACGCAAACCCTCCTCCCCACTCCCCCAGCGCAACGGCCTGGACGCGGCGCGGCTGAAGCTGCCCTCCGACGGGTCGTGGCCGTCGCTGCGTGAGCACCTGGTCGCCCGGCTGCCCCGCGTGGCGCCTGAGCGGATCGAGGAGATGCTGCGGGAAGACCGGATCTGGGGCGTCGCCGGCCCGCTGGGCGTCGACGCGCCGTTCGTGCCGGACAGCTACATCTGGTTCCACCGCGACCTGCCGGTCGAGGTGCCGGTGCCGTTCGACGTCGGGGTGGTGCACCAGGACGACGACATCGTGGTCGCCGACAAGCCGCACTTCCTCGCGACGATCCCGCGCGGCCAGCACATCATGCAGACGGCGCTGGTGAAGCTGCGCGAGTCGCTCGGCCTGCCCGACCTCTCCCCCGCGCACCGCCTGGACCGCGTCACGGCGGGCCTCGTGCTGTTCGTGGTGCGCCGGGAGCTGCGCGGCAAGTACCAGACGATGTTCCGCGACCGGGCCGTGCGCAAGGAGTACGAGGCCATCGCACCGGTGCGTGCCGACCTGGAGCTGCCGCGGGTGGTGCGGTCGCGGATCATCAAGGAGCGCGGGATCATCACCGCGTTCGAGGTGGACGGCGAACCGAACGCCGAGACGCACGTGTCCCTGGTGGAGGAACGTGGTGGGCTCGGTCGTTACCGGCTGAACCCGCTGACCGGGCGCACGCACCAGCTGCGGCTGCACATGTCCGGCCTCGGCGTGCCGATCGTGAACGACGACTTCTACCCGGTGCTGCGGGACCGGCCGCTGGACGACTTCTCCTCGCCGCTGCAGCTGCTGGCCCGCACGTTGTCCTTTGTGGACCCGGTGTCCGGCGTCGACCGCTCGTTCACCTCGGGGTTGTCCTTGTCCGCCTGGTCATGA
- a CDS encoding phosphotransferase — MERLHSSQRSNVWADGGRIVKQVIGDPAAFAREITALRLAEHTGMVPRILDVDEDTRTVVLERLRSDPPQEDWVVDYARGLARLHMATGPEHAGLLPRQEIPDPEPFLRLVRALGVDIGGAEAELQFSDTGKFDLLHGDPCPGNDMYTEAGARFVDLEGASLGDGLTELVYLRIGFPTCATVTETPADLVEAAEQAYFAERGFTGELGDACVRWLVEGNALVQRFDRNGTDYLAKVVDEDWFWYSTTARGRLMFRTRVVATFTETHPHMSALARRLLARMNESWEPQPIGTRRTHVS, encoded by the coding sequence GTGGAACGACTGCACAGCAGCCAGCGGTCCAACGTGTGGGCTGACGGCGGCCGGATCGTCAAGCAGGTCATCGGCGATCCGGCCGCCTTCGCCCGCGAGATCACCGCCCTGCGCCTGGCCGAGCACACCGGCATGGTGCCGCGCATCCTCGACGTCGACGAGGACACCCGGACCGTCGTCCTGGAGCGCCTCCGCTCCGACCCGCCGCAAGAGGACTGGGTCGTCGACTACGCCCGCGGCCTCGCCCGGCTGCACATGGCCACCGGTCCCGAGCACGCCGGCTTGTTGCCACGTCAGGAGATCCCGGACCCCGAGCCGTTCCTGCGGCTCGTGCGGGCGCTCGGCGTCGACATCGGCGGTGCCGAGGCCGAGCTCCAGTTCTCCGACACCGGGAAGTTCGACCTGCTGCACGGCGACCCGTGTCCCGGCAACGACATGTACACCGAGGCCGGTGCGCGGTTCGTCGACCTCGAAGGCGCGTCGCTCGGTGACGGGCTGACCGAGCTCGTCTACCTCCGCATCGGGTTCCCGACCTGTGCGACCGTCACCGAGACGCCCGCGGACCTGGTGGAGGCGGCCGAGCAGGCGTACTTCGCCGAGCGCGGGTTCACCGGGGAGCTCGGGGACGCCTGCGTGCGGTGGCTGGTGGAGGGCAACGCGCTGGTGCAGCGCTTCGACCGCAACGGCACCGACTACCTCGCCAAGGTCGTCGACGAGGACTGGTTCTGGTACAGCACGACGGCGCGCGGCCGGCTCATGTTCCGGACGCGGGTCGTGGCGACGTTCACCGAGACGCACCCGCACATGAGTGCGCTCGCGCGACGCCTGCTGGCCAGGATGAACGAGTCGTGGGAGCCGCAGCCGATCGGAACGCGGCGCACGCACGTCTCATGA
- a CDS encoding inositol monophosphatase family protein, with protein sequence MPDSANTLDLSAALDLPGGLRRVAVQAVQWQYEAILKSLVQQFEFVDDQDEDPIGPVLSRPGHRGEPTRDIDFKAHSALKEFLRRRWVLPHNYYIIGEEANEPINLRDQNAVLVRSDPLDGTTNCVTLLGSWATVVCFDVARKNRPGRFRHVAGAIATSAGWLLSWSVWSDYRPDGTRNSFGKTTVFLQSIPIHFFSSGEPARRWQLSSLTKGNPRRLAAVCASASRRAEVLQRFQADMDDTWLWSGAGNPLGPALLAGELGGILEPSAVTLHDSAFLIPFELLGGTTVTLDGSPFSALDAYEAAATRPDDQPIPPFLAYKEPRLAGRLGLLR encoded by the coding sequence GTGCCCGATTCGGCCAACACACTCGACCTCTCCGCTGCTCTTGACCTTCCGGGAGGCCTGCGCCGCGTCGCGGTCCAGGCCGTGCAGTGGCAGTACGAGGCGATCCTCAAGAGTTTGGTGCAGCAGTTCGAGTTCGTCGACGACCAGGACGAGGACCCCATCGGCCCAGTGCTGAGCCGTCCCGGACACCGGGGTGAACCGACCAGGGACATCGACTTCAAGGCACACAGCGCGTTGAAGGAGTTCCTCAGACGGCGGTGGGTTCTGCCTCACAACTACTACATCATCGGCGAAGAGGCCAACGAGCCCATCAACCTCAGGGACCAGAACGCCGTGCTCGTCAGGAGCGATCCGTTGGACGGCACGACGAACTGCGTCACCTTGCTCGGCAGTTGGGCCACTGTCGTGTGTTTCGACGTGGCGCGCAAGAACCGGCCGGGACGCTTCCGGCACGTCGCGGGCGCGATTGCGACCTCCGCTGGTTGGTTGCTCAGCTGGAGCGTGTGGAGCGACTACCGACCGGACGGCACCCGCAACTCCTTCGGCAAGACGACCGTGTTCTTGCAGAGCATTCCGATTCACTTCTTCTCATCGGGAGAACCAGCTCGCCGTTGGCAGTTGAGCTCGCTCACCAAGGGCAACCCACGTCGTCTCGCTGCTGTGTGCGCCTCGGCAAGCCGCAGAGCCGAAGTCCTCCAACGGTTCCAGGCCGACATGGACGACACCTGGCTCTGGTCGGGTGCCGGTAACCCGCTCGGTCCAGCCCTGCTGGCGGGCGAACTGGGCGGCATCCTCGAGCCCAGCGCGGTCACGCTGCACGACTCCGCGTTCCTGATCCCGTTCGAACTGCTCGGCGGCACGACGGTGACTCTCGACGGCAGCCCGTTCTCCGCTCTCGACGCGTACGAGGCAGCGGCCACGCGTCCCGACGACCAGCCGATACCGCCGTTCCTCGCCTACAAGGAACCGCGTCTGGCCGGCCGCCTCGGACTTCTTCGCTGA
- a CDS encoding alpha/beta hydrolase, which translates to MFQQRHHHDDLPESTVVVPRQDRTIRPEWMRRTARERLGVTPVEIDGEHCPHIPRAQELAEIILRRA; encoded by the coding sequence GTGTTCCAGCAACGGCATCACCACGACGACCTGCCGGAGAGCACGGTGGTCGTGCCCCGGCAGGACCGCACGATCAGGCCGGAGTGGATGCGCCGAACCGCCCGTGAGCGGCTCGGCGTCACCCCGGTCGAGATCGACGGCGAGCACTGCCCGCACATCCCGCGCGCTCAGGAGCTCGCCGAGATCATCCTCAGGCGAGCGTGA
- a CDS encoding GH92 family glycosyl hydrolase, producing MRTLVVAGLLLGLTVPVHAAQAEEDPSSLVNPFVGTQNFGNTFPGASVPFGMVQVSPDTGGQGGYDYKATSIYGFSQTHLSGVGCGVMGELPVMPTVGSVDNVDINAYKSDFSHSDEAAQPGYYRVGLSRYGVNAEVTATQRTGWQRYTFPSNGAANVLFNTGKSNQTVLDSEIHVVGDRTIEGRVRNGRFCAGKDEHTVYFTATFDRPFASFGSWRGNVPTPGSRDAAGTGGNGAWVTFDATADRDVVLKLGLSYTGLEGARKNLAAEAPAFDFDATVAAAKAVWRKQLDAVKISGGTRERQVAFYTALYHSVLHPNLAGDVDGKYTGFDGKVRTASGYTPYQNFSLWDTYRPQNQLLQILEPGVARDVALSVVASGRDGGWLPRWALASSETNIMTGDPVTPFLVEAWDKGLLKGFEQETYQLLRKNALTLPPAESPYNGRSGVEYYNERGYIPSGLKLGTDCAHKGGDNDCVHPASATLEYAAADASLALMAKGLGHRTDARLFADRGQWYRNLWDSSTGHFRPRTVAGTWLTPYNPVDAAHQFHEGGAYQYQWLVPQDPAGLVSLMGGRREAEKRLDAFFAYDKLLVDPAGTARKDWITEPYDYYGKPTYNPNNEPDLLAPYMYLWTGTPSKAATVVRAAMTLFTTGPDGMTGNDDLGTMSAWYVFSSLGLYPTFNGSGFLALSSPQFPSATVRIGQHGSQGGTLTVSAPNVSDSVRYVKSASFNGRDVRKTWLDWSALERGGRLSYEVSAKPSSWGTGRGDEPPSLNDGKVDSRRTLDASLRNTEIVMPTSDAAQSVTLQLDVLAQTPSAISVRPEVSVPAGWKVSGARPFAIVSRGLPTQKTVPLTVSVPAGTPVGSYEVLVTVGSDLLKAVIEIKPAALCAFSTCAVDIAPERNHDGTASVAASSSGNFDGGGWSYDEALLPPAGPVTWGGITYQAPDPTGTAANFVEARGQGMLLPSGQFSWLHVVGSSHNGPVSAGFTVWYTDGTSSEVSATVPDWAGGGLAVLEMPHRIKAGQGVDGPPVRLFGQSLRLDSSKTVRSVTLPDDPRVELYALTLA from the coding sequence ATGCGGACACTGGTTGTAGCCGGGCTGTTACTGGGTCTGACAGTTCCTGTGCATGCGGCGCAGGCCGAGGAGGACCCGTCGTCATTGGTGAACCCATTCGTGGGGACGCAGAACTTCGGCAACACGTTCCCCGGAGCGTCGGTGCCCTTCGGAATGGTGCAGGTCAGCCCGGACACGGGAGGCCAGGGCGGCTACGACTACAAGGCCACGTCGATCTACGGCTTCTCGCAGACGCACCTGTCCGGTGTCGGCTGCGGCGTCATGGGCGAGTTGCCGGTGATGCCGACTGTCGGGTCCGTTGACAACGTTGACATCAACGCCTACAAGTCCGACTTCAGCCATTCGGATGAAGCGGCCCAGCCCGGCTACTACCGGGTCGGGCTGTCGCGGTACGGGGTGAACGCCGAGGTCACCGCCACGCAGCGGACCGGCTGGCAGAGATACACGTTCCCCTCGAACGGTGCCGCGAACGTCCTGTTCAACACCGGCAAGTCCAACCAGACCGTGCTCGACTCGGAGATCCACGTCGTCGGCGACCGGACCATCGAGGGCCGCGTGCGCAACGGGCGGTTCTGCGCGGGCAAGGACGAGCACACCGTGTACTTCACGGCGACGTTCGACCGGCCGTTCGCGTCCTTCGGCTCGTGGCGTGGGAACGTGCCCACGCCGGGATCACGGGACGCGGCGGGTACGGGCGGCAACGGCGCGTGGGTCACCTTCGACGCGACGGCCGACCGTGACGTCGTGCTGAAGCTGGGCCTGTCCTACACCGGCTTGGAAGGTGCGCGGAAGAACCTCGCCGCCGAGGCGCCCGCGTTCGACTTCGACGCCACGGTGGCCGCGGCGAAGGCGGTGTGGCGCAAGCAGCTGGACGCCGTGAAGATCTCCGGCGGCACGCGCGAGCGGCAGGTGGCGTTCTACACGGCGCTCTACCACTCCGTGCTGCACCCGAACCTCGCCGGTGACGTCGACGGGAAGTACACCGGGTTCGACGGGAAGGTCAGAACGGCCTCGGGCTACACGCCGTACCAGAACTTCTCGCTGTGGGACACCTACCGGCCGCAGAACCAGCTGCTGCAGATCCTGGAACCCGGGGTGGCGAGGGACGTGGCACTGTCCGTCGTGGCCAGCGGGCGGGACGGCGGATGGCTGCCGCGCTGGGCGCTGGCGTCGTCCGAGACCAACATCATGACCGGTGACCCCGTGACGCCGTTCCTGGTCGAGGCCTGGGACAAGGGGCTGCTGAAGGGCTTCGAGCAGGAGACCTACCAGCTGCTGCGCAAGAACGCCCTCACCCTGCCGCCGGCCGAGTCGCCCTACAACGGGCGTTCCGGTGTCGAGTACTACAACGAGCGCGGCTACATCCCGTCCGGGCTCAAGCTCGGCACGGACTGCGCGCACAAGGGCGGCGACAACGACTGCGTGCACCCGGCCTCGGCGACCCTGGAGTACGCGGCCGCGGACGCCTCGCTGGCGTTGATGGCCAAGGGGCTGGGCCACCGCACGGACGCGCGCCTGTTCGCCGACCGCGGCCAGTGGTACCGCAACCTGTGGGACTCCTCGACCGGTCACTTCCGGCCGCGCACGGTCGCCGGCACGTGGCTCACGCCGTACAACCCGGTCGACGCCGCGCACCAGTTCCACGAGGGCGGCGCGTACCAGTACCAGTGGCTGGTGCCGCAGGACCCGGCCGGGCTGGTGTCGCTGATGGGTGGCCGGCGCGAGGCCGAGAAGCGGCTCGACGCGTTCTTCGCCTACGACAAGCTGCTGGTCGACCCGGCGGGCACGGCGCGCAAGGACTGGATCACCGAGCCGTACGACTACTACGGCAAGCCGACCTACAACCCGAACAACGAGCCTGACCTGCTGGCGCCGTACATGTACCTGTGGACGGGCACGCCGTCGAAGGCCGCGACGGTCGTGCGGGCGGCGATGACGTTGTTCACGACCGGGCCGGACGGCATGACCGGCAACGACGACCTGGGCACGATGTCGGCGTGGTACGTGTTCTCCTCGCTCGGCCTGTACCCGACGTTCAACGGTTCCGGCTTCCTCGCCCTGTCCTCGCCGCAGTTCCCGTCGGCGACCGTCCGAATCGGACAGCACGGGTCGCAGGGCGGCACCCTCACGGTGTCCGCGCCCAACGTCTCCGACTCGGTGCGGTACGTGAAGTCCGCTTCCTTCAACGGCCGGGACGTGCGCAAGACGTGGCTCGACTGGTCGGCCCTGGAACGCGGTGGCCGGCTGTCGTACGAGGTGTCGGCGAAGCCTTCGTCGTGGGGCACCGGCCGCGGTGACGAGCCGCCTTCGCTGAACGACGGCAAGGTGGACTCGCGGCGCACGCTGGACGCCTCGCTGCGCAACACCGAGATCGTCATGCCGACCTCCGACGCGGCGCAGTCGGTGACGCTGCAGCTCGACGTGCTGGCCCAGACGCCGTCCGCGATCTCGGTGCGGCCGGAGGTGTCGGTGCCCGCCGGCTGGAAGGTGAGCGGCGCGCGGCCGTTCGCCATCGTGTCGCGGGGCCTGCCGACGCAGAAGACGGTGCCGCTGACCGTCTCGGTGCCCGCCGGCACGCCGGTGGGGTCCTACGAGGTCCTGGTGACGGTCGGGTCCGACCTGCTCAAGGCCGTCATCGAGATCAAGCCGGCCGCGCTGTGCGCGTTCTCGACCTGCGCGGTCGACATCGCACCGGAGCGCAACCACGACGGCACCGCGTCGGTCGCCGCGTCGTCGTCGGGCAACTTCGACGGCGGCGGCTGGAGCTACGACGAGGCCCTGCTACCGCCTGCCGGTCCCGTGACCTGGGGCGGCATCACCTACCAGGCCCCGGACCCGACCGGCACGGCGGCGAACTTCGTCGAGGCACGCGGCCAGGGCATGCTGCTCCCGTCCGGCCAGTTCTCCTGGCTGCACGTGGTCGGCTCCTCGCACAACGGGCCGGTGTCCGCCGGGTTCACCGTCTGGTACACCGACGGCACCTCCTCCGAGGTCTCCGCGACGGTGCCGGACTGGGCCGGCGGCGGGCTCGCGGTGCTGGAGATGCCGCACCGGATCAAGGCGGGGCAGGGCGTCGACGGGCCGCCGGTGCGCCTGTTCGGTCAGTCGCTGAGGCTGGACTCGTCGAAGACGGTCCGGTCGGTGACGCTGCCCGATGACCCGCGGGTGGAGCTGTACGCGCTCACGCTCGCCTGA
- a CDS encoding VOC family protein has product MPVQLNHTIVHSSDQDRSARFLTGLLGLPDPVRFGPFLVVEVANGVSLDYVTTTDPIAEQHYAFLVTEDEFDEIFGRIQEQGLPHWADPFHSRPGEINRNDGGRGVYWSDPDGHNLEIITRPYGSGA; this is encoded by the coding sequence ATGCCCGTACAGCTCAACCACACCATCGTCCACAGCAGCGACCAGGACCGCTCCGCCCGCTTCCTCACCGGCCTGCTCGGCCTGCCCGACCCGGTCCGCTTCGGCCCCTTCCTCGTCGTCGAGGTCGCCAACGGCGTCTCCCTCGACTACGTCACCACCACCGACCCGATCGCCGAGCAGCACTACGCGTTCCTCGTGACCGAGGACGAGTTCGACGAGATCTTCGGCCGCATCCAGGAGCAGGGGCTCCCCCACTGGGCCGACCCGTTCCACAGCAGGCCCGGCGAGATCAACCGCAACGACGGCGGCCGGGGCGTCTACTGGAGCGATCCGGACGGCCACAACCTGGAGATCATCACCCGCCCGTACGGTTCCGGCGCCTGA
- a CDS encoding chitinase: MFSTRAAALIVALLGVFTLVQPATAAPYIVSEAQFNRMFPSRNGFYTYSGLSNAMSAFGSFANQGSDTVKKQELAAFLANVSHETGGLVHIREINQSGDYCDESQSYGCPAGTRAYYGRGPIQLSWNFNYKAAGDYLGINLLNNPDQVATNATTSWKTAIWYWMTQNGPGTMTPHNAMVNSRGFGQTIRSINGSLECDGKNPGTVQSRVSKYQQFTGIIGVAQGSNLYC; the protein is encoded by the coding sequence ATGTTCTCCACCCGCGCCGCCGCCCTGATCGTCGCGCTGCTGGGCGTCTTCACGCTCGTGCAGCCGGCGACGGCGGCGCCGTACATCGTCAGCGAAGCGCAGTTCAACCGGATGTTCCCGTCCCGCAACGGCTTCTACACCTACAGCGGCCTGAGCAACGCCATGAGCGCCTTCGGCTCGTTCGCGAACCAGGGCAGCGACACCGTCAAGAAGCAGGAGCTCGCGGCGTTCCTCGCGAACGTGTCGCACGAGACCGGTGGCCTCGTGCACATCCGCGAGATCAACCAGAGCGGTGACTACTGCGACGAGAGCCAGTCCTACGGGTGCCCGGCGGGCACCAGGGCGTACTACGGCCGCGGTCCGATCCAGCTGTCGTGGAACTTCAACTACAAGGCCGCGGGCGACTACCTCGGCATCAACCTGCTGAACAACCCCGACCAGGTCGCCACCAACGCCACCACGTCGTGGAAAACCGCCATCTGGTACTGGATGACGCAGAACGGCCCTGGCACCATGACCCCGCACAACGCGATGGTCAACTCGCGCGGTTTCGGCCAGACCATCCGCAGCATCAACGGATCGCTGGAGTGCGACGGCAAGAACCCGGGAACGGTGCAAAGCCGCGTCTCGAAGTACCAGCAGTTCACCGGGATCATCGGTGTCGCGCAGGGGTCGAACCTGTACTGCTGA